A region from the Salidesulfovibrio onnuriiensis genome encodes:
- a CDS encoding PPC domain-containing DNA-binding protein: MQYSQGSIGRIFTIRLEDGDHLPGCIEQFAADHDVQAAYYLLLGGINKGEIVVGPEDPEGRTIEPVLQAIAGAHEVAAVGTLFNDETGTPVLHMHATLGRGQDCRTGCIRPGLDIWLVGEFILVEILDSGMLRRKDPESGLSLLAKE; the protein is encoded by the coding sequence ATGCAGTATTCCCAAGGTTCCATAGGACGCATTTTCACCATCAGGCTCGAGGACGGCGACCACCTGCCCGGCTGCATCGAACAATTCGCGGCGGACCACGACGTCCAGGCCGCCTATTACCTGCTGCTGGGAGGAATCAACAAGGGCGAAATCGTGGTCGGCCCCGAGGACCCGGAAGGCAGGACCATCGAGCCCGTGCTCCAGGCCATTGCCGGAGCGCACGAAGTGGCCGCCGTGGGCACCCTGTTCAACGACGAGACAGGGACCCCTGTGCTGCACATGCACGCAACCCTGGGCCGTGGCCAGGACTGCCGCACCGGCTGCATCCGCCCGGGCCTGGACATCTGGCTGGTGGGGGAATTCATCCTGGTGGAAATCCTCGATTCCGGCATGCTGCGCAGGAAAGACCCGGAAAGCGGGCTTTCCCTGCTTGCAAAGGAATAA
- the lhgO gene encoding L-2-hydroxyglutarate oxidase: MTTYDFVICGGGIIGLTVARELVRRGHKNILILDKEPELGKHASGRNSGVLHAGIYYDPGTLKARMCFEGNMLMREYCRERNLPLFESGKVIVARDESELPTLEELERRATANGATVHMIDERQLAELEPNARTTDKALHSPLTAVVDPKAILKSMRIELEDAGVQFEFGTAFLGAGDGFIITSKGDIGYGLFINAAGAHSDKVAHAFGMGRDYMLIPFKGIYKTLKRPAADQIKGSIYPVPNIKNPFLGVHFTRSMHGDVYLGPTAIPAFGRENYGILKGIDSEFLSILLRDAQMFFGNPKFRGVALEEPRKYISRFFYEDARKLVRELDPKDIEHSPKAGIRPQLVNVKTKELVMDFTIERGRTSLHVLNSISPAFTSAMSFARMLADEHMNI, translated from the coding sequence ATGACCACATACGATTTCGTCATCTGCGGTGGAGGCATTATCGGCCTGACCGTGGCCCGTGAGCTGGTGCGCCGGGGCCACAAAAACATCCTCATCCTGGACAAGGAGCCCGAGCTGGGCAAACACGCATCGGGCCGCAACAGCGGCGTGCTGCATGCGGGCATCTATTACGATCCGGGCACCCTCAAGGCGCGTATGTGTTTCGAGGGCAACATGCTCATGCGCGAATACTGCAGGGAAAGGAACCTGCCGCTCTTCGAATCCGGCAAGGTCATCGTGGCCCGCGACGAGTCCGAGCTGCCCACCCTGGAGGAACTGGAGCGCCGCGCAACGGCCAACGGGGCCACCGTGCACATGATCGACGAGCGGCAACTCGCCGAGCTCGAACCCAACGCCCGGACCACGGACAAGGCGCTCCATTCGCCGCTCACGGCCGTGGTGGACCCCAAGGCCATCCTTAAGAGCATGCGCATAGAGCTTGAGGACGCGGGGGTGCAATTCGAATTCGGCACGGCCTTTCTCGGGGCTGGGGACGGCTTCATCATCACCAGCAAGGGCGACATCGGATACGGCCTGTTCATCAACGCTGCGGGAGCCCACAGCGACAAGGTGGCCCACGCCTTCGGCATGGGGCGAGATTACATGCTCATCCCCTTCAAGGGCATCTACAAGACCCTCAAGCGCCCGGCCGCCGACCAGATCAAGGGCAGCATCTACCCGGTGCCCAACATCAAAAACCCCTTCCTGGGCGTCCACTTCACCCGCAGCATGCACGGCGACGTCTACCTGGGCCCCACGGCCATCCCCGCCTTCGGCCGGGAAAACTACGGCATCCTCAAGGGCATAGACTCGGAGTTCCTGTCCATTCTCCTGCGGGACGCCCAGATGTTCTTCGGCAACCCCAAGTTCCGAGGCGTGGCCCTGGAGGAACCTCGCAAGTACATATCCAGGTTCTTCTACGAGGACGCCCGCAAACTGGTCAGGGAACTGGACCCCAAGGACATCGAGCACAGCCCCAAGGCCGGCATCCGTCCGCAGCTGGTGAACGTAAAGACCAAGGAACTGGTCATGGATTTCACCATCGAAAGAGGCAGGACCAGCCTGCACGTGCTCAATTCCATCTCTCCGGCCTTCACCAGCGCCATGAGTTTCGCCCGCATGCTGGCGGATGAGCACATGAATATTTAA
- a CDS encoding NAD(P)H-dependent flavin oxidoreductase, with the protein MKLPSLKFGDLTARLPIIQGGMGVGISLSGLASAVANEGGVGVIATSMIGMRDPQRAKDPHGADIRALAEEIRKAREKMRDGLLGVNIMCALTNFRDMVTTSMKEGVDVIFSGAGLPLDLPKYLREASEELKREIRTKLVPIVSSGRASNILCRKWQSRFDYLPDGFVVEGPKAGGHLGFKPEEIDDPDHQLEKIVADVIESVKPFEDKHGKQIPVIAAGGVYTGEDIGRFLEMGAAGVQMGTRFVATEECDADIEFKKAYINARKEDVSIIKSPVGMPGRAIMNNFLESVSEGLKKPKKCIHKCLHSCAEENSPYCIAQALVNAYRGKLKHGFAFAGANAYLVDKIVTVKELMNSLTGECEGYIDTHRERFDKFLSEKREELDSFVEEKKEQLDKLLKRDGGE; encoded by the coding sequence ATGAAATTACCCAGCCTTAAATTCGGGGACCTGACCGCCAGATTGCCCATCATCCAGGGCGGCATGGGGGTCGGAATTTCCCTTTCCGGCCTGGCTTCGGCCGTCGCCAACGAAGGCGGCGTCGGCGTCATCGCCACTTCCATGATCGGCATGCGCGATCCCCAGCGCGCCAAGGACCCCCACGGTGCGGACATCCGCGCCTTGGCCGAAGAGATCCGCAAGGCGCGCGAAAAGATGCGCGACGGCCTGCTGGGCGTGAACATCATGTGCGCCCTGACCAATTTCAGAGACATGGTCACCACCTCCATGAAGGAAGGCGTGGACGTCATCTTCTCCGGCGCGGGCCTGCCGCTGGACCTGCCCAAGTATCTCAGGGAAGCATCCGAGGAACTCAAGCGGGAAATCCGTACCAAGCTGGTTCCCATCGTATCCTCGGGCCGCGCCTCCAATATTCTCTGCCGCAAATGGCAATCCCGGTTCGACTACCTGCCCGACGGCTTCGTGGTGGAAGGCCCCAAGGCGGGCGGCCACCTCGGCTTCAAGCCCGAGGAAATCGACGACCCGGACCACCAGCTGGAAAAAATCGTGGCCGACGTCATCGAGAGCGTGAAGCCCTTCGAGGACAAGCACGGCAAGCAGATCCCGGTCATCGCCGCAGGCGGCGTCTACACGGGCGAGGACATCGGCCGGTTCCTGGAAATGGGCGCCGCGGGCGTCCAGATGGGCACCCGATTCGTGGCCACCGAGGAATGCGATGCTGACATCGAATTCAAGAAGGCCTACATCAACGCCCGCAAGGAAGACGTGAGCATCATCAAGAGCCCCGTGGGCATGCCCGGCCGGGCCATCATGAACAACTTCCTGGAATCCGTTTCCGAAGGCCTCAAAAAGCCCAAGAAGTGCATCCACAAGTGCCTGCACAGCTGCGCCGAGGAAAACTCGCCCTACTGCATCGCCCAGGCGCTGGTGAACGCATACAGGGGCAAACTCAAGCACGGATTCGCCTTTGCCGGCGCCAACGCTTATCTGGTGGACAAGATTGTCACCGTGAAGGAACTCATGAACTCCCTCACCGGCGAGTGCGAAGGCTACATCGATACCCACAGGGAGCGTTTCGACAAATTCCTCAGCGAAAAACGCGAGGAACTCGACTCCTTTGTGGAAGAAAAAAAGGAACAGCTGGACAAGCTGCTCAAGCGCGATGGCGGCGAATAG
- a CDS encoding DMT family transporter translates to MRKIIITGCLAALFFSSTFVLNRAMSLEGGHWVWTSSLRYLWMLLLLSGWMLVSGKARLLGQTLSLFKRHWIFWTTAGSIGFGLFYALITYSVTFAPGWIVATTWQTTILATPLVLLGFGRKVSLRALALTLIVFAGVILVNVEHAASTPLSFVLLGALPVLGAGFAYPVGNQMVWEAREGGNRFIPAIDHPAMSDGFARVLLLTLGSVPLWLALILATTPPAPSEGQLIMTGTVALLSGVIATTLFLNARYAATNASELAAADCTQSMEVVFALAGECLFLDGALPGMLGAFGIALTVIGLVLYIRVQNVR, encoded by the coding sequence ATGAGAAAAATAATCATCACCGGCTGTCTGGCCGCCCTGTTCTTCAGCTCGACCTTTGTGCTCAACCGGGCCATGAGCCTGGAGGGCGGGCACTGGGTCTGGACCTCCAGCCTGCGCTACCTGTGGATGCTCCTGCTGCTCTCCGGCTGGATGCTCGTTTCCGGCAAGGCGCGGCTGCTCGGACAGACGCTGTCCCTTTTCAAAAGGCACTGGATATTCTGGACCACGGCCGGCAGCATCGGATTCGGCCTCTTCTATGCGCTGATCACGTACAGTGTCACCTTTGCGCCCGGCTGGATCGTGGCCACGACATGGCAGACCACCATACTGGCCACCCCGCTCGTGCTGCTCGGATTCGGGCGCAAGGTATCGTTGCGGGCCCTGGCGCTGACGCTCATCGTCTTCGCCGGGGTGATCCTGGTCAATGTGGAGCATGCGGCCTCGACCCCGCTTTCCTTTGTCCTGCTCGGTGCCCTTCCCGTGCTCGGAGCGGGTTTCGCCTACCCCGTCGGTAACCAGATGGTCTGGGAGGCCCGGGAAGGGGGCAACAGGTTCATTCCGGCCATAGACCACCCGGCCATGTCCGACGGCTTCGCCCGGGTACTGCTCCTGACCTTGGGGTCCGTGCCCCTGTGGCTGGCCCTGATCCTCGCCACCACGCCCCCTGCGCCTTCGGAGGGGCAGCTGATCATGACCGGAACCGTGGCCCTGCTCTCCGGAGTCATTGCCACCACCCTTTTTCTCAATGCCCGGTATGCGGCCACCAACGCCTCGGAGCTGGCCGCCGCGGACTGCACCCAGTCCATGGAGGTGGTCTTCGCCCTTGCCGGGGAATGCCTGTTCCTGGACGGCGCGCTTCCCGGCATGCTCGGGGCGTTCGGCATCGCCCTGACCGTCATCGGTCTCGTGCTCTACATCCGCGTGCAGAACGTACGGTAA
- a CDS encoding peptidylprolyl isomerase gives MDNPLVLLETPMGEILIELFPDKAPKTVENFLSYVDDEFYEGTLFHRVIKGFMIQCGGLTFSMEEKDTKAPIENEAKNGLKNLKGTVAVARTADPHSGAAQFFINVADNADLDHSGESEEGWGYCVFGQVSDGMDVVEKIAKVKTRSYQGYDDVPVDPISIIAAYRFE, from the coding sequence ATGGATAATCCTCTTGTTCTTCTGGAAACGCCCATGGGCGAGATCCTGATCGAACTCTTTCCGGACAAGGCACCCAAGACCGTTGAGAATTTTCTGAGCTACGTGGACGACGAGTTCTACGAGGGGACCCTGTTTCACCGCGTCATCAAGGGCTTCATGATCCAGTGCGGCGGCCTGACCTTCTCCATGGAAGAGAAGGACACCAAGGCTCCCATCGAGAACGAGGCCAAGAACGGGCTCAAGAATCTCAAGGGAACCGTGGCCGTGGCCCGTACCGCCGATCCACACAGCGGCGCCGCCCAGTTCTTCATCAACGTGGCGGACAACGCGGACCTGGACCATTCCGGGGAATCCGAGGAAGGCTGGGGCTACTGCGTGTTCGGCCAGGTGAGCGACGGCATGGACGTGGTGGAAAAGATCGCCAAGGTCAAGACCCGCAGCTATCAGGGGTACGACGATGTGCCCGTGGATCCCATTTCCATCATTGCAGCCTACCGGTTCGAGTAG
- the xerC gene encoding tyrosine recombinase XerC, whose product MSWTGVPDLGEMVRGFLSYLEVEKGYSEATVRSYGTDLSQFDEFLRTKRRSLERPERVSKEIIRSFLAELHRRRVTKSTVSRKLSSLRAFFRFLLKHQLIQKDPTVGVRNPKQEKHHPKALNVDQALAIMEAGIPPDPEGLRDLALAELLYGSGLRISEAMALDVHDIDSGMVRVVGKGNKERIVPVSKKCEERVRAWLRQRQALDPDPLEQALFIGARGRRLNRRQANRILANLAAVAGIPRDVHPHMLRHSFATHMLEAGADLRSVQELLGHERLTTTQRYTHLDLQQIMRVYDKAHPRADGTERKK is encoded by the coding sequence ATGTCCTGGACCGGCGTACCTGATCTGGGAGAGATGGTCCGGGGCTTTCTCTCGTATCTCGAGGTGGAGAAGGGCTATTCCGAGGCCACGGTGCGTTCCTACGGCACGGACCTTTCCCAGTTCGACGAGTTCCTGCGCACCAAGCGGCGTTCCCTGGAGCGCCCCGAGCGGGTTTCCAAGGAGATCATCCGTTCCTTTCTGGCCGAGCTGCATCGCCGCAGGGTGACCAAGAGCACGGTCTCCCGCAAGCTCTCCAGCCTGCGCGCCTTTTTCCGTTTCCTGCTCAAGCACCAGCTGATCCAGAAGGATCCCACCGTGGGTGTGCGCAATCCCAAGCAGGAAAAGCACCACCCCAAGGCCCTCAACGTGGATCAGGCCCTGGCCATCATGGAAGCCGGGATTCCGCCGGACCCGGAAGGGCTGCGCGATCTGGCCCTGGCCGAGCTGCTCTATGGTTCGGGCCTGCGTATTTCCGAGGCCATGGCCCTGGATGTGCATGACATTGATTCGGGCATGGTGCGGGTGGTCGGCAAGGGCAACAAGGAACGTATTGTGCCGGTGAGCAAAAAATGCGAAGAACGCGTTCGCGCGTGGCTTCGCCAGCGCCAGGCGCTGGACCCGGATCCCCTGGAGCAGGCCCTGTTCATCGGGGCTCGCGGCAGGCGGCTCAATCGGCGGCAGGCCAACCGTATTCTGGCCAATCTGGCGGCGGTGGCGGGCATCCCGCGCGATGTGCATCCTCACATGCTCCGGCACAGTTTTGCCACGCACATGCTTGAGGCGGGAGCCGACCTGCGCAGCGTGCAGGAGCTGCTGGGCCATGAACGGCTGACCACCACCCAGCGGTATACGCATCTGGATCTGCAGCAGATCATGCGGGTTTATGACAAGGCGCATCCGCGCGCCGACGGCACGGAACGTAAAAAATAA
- a CDS encoding GGDEF domain-containing response regulator, protein MADASQNPPFSHKQRAFVISPDLELVETLKSLWSDEWMEFTVFERGRSAIELLFNEPPDLLIVDNRLEDISGAEVANSVKSENVYRQLPVVLVLDQDDMSTPWDWASVEVDDFLVRPFTPCEARDRVNLTICRAMRALDANPLSKLPGNTSIIQRIQQLIDKKEDFALAYCDLDFFKSFNDKYGFSRGDEILMMTARVIVNTIKSFGGGKNFVGHVGGDDFVFIMPPELVEEACQRIVKTFDAIVPNFYDAEDRKQGKIISTDRQGEVREFPLMAVSIAVVFNQDGRMEHFGEASAIAMSLKKKAKENPKSCYVLDRRT, encoded by the coding sequence ATGGCTGACGCATCCCAAAATCCCCCGTTTTCCCACAAGCAGCGGGCATTCGTGATCTCCCCGGACCTGGAGCTGGTGGAGACCCTCAAGAGCCTGTGGAGCGACGAGTGGATGGAGTTCACGGTCTTTGAACGTGGCCGCAGCGCCATAGAGCTGCTTTTCAATGAGCCGCCGGATCTGCTTATCGTGGACAACCGTCTGGAGGACATCAGCGGGGCCGAGGTCGCCAACTCGGTCAAGAGCGAGAATGTCTACCGTCAGTTGCCCGTGGTGCTGGTCCTGGACCAGGACGACATGAGCACTCCCTGGGACTGGGCCTCGGTCGAGGTGGACGACTTCCTGGTGCGCCCCTTCACTCCGTGCGAGGCGCGGGACCGAGTCAACCTGACCATCTGCCGCGCCATGCGCGCCCTGGACGCCAACCCGCTCTCCAAGCTGCCGGGCAACACCTCCATCATTCAGCGCATCCAGCAGCTCATCGACAAGAAGGAAGACTTTGCCCTGGCCTATTGCGACCTGGATTTCTTCAAGTCCTTCAACGACAAATACGGGTTTTCCCGGGGCGACGAGATCCTGATGATGACCGCGCGGGTCATCGTCAACACCATCAAGAGCTTTGGCGGCGGCAAGAATTTCGTGGGCCATGTGGGCGGTGACGACTTCGTGTTCATCATGCCGCCCGAGCTCGTGGAGGAAGCCTGCCAGCGAATCGTCAAGACCTTCGACGCCATTGTGCCCAATTTCTACGATGCCGAAGACCGCAAGCAGGGCAAGATTATTTCCACGGACCGCCAGGGCGAGGTTCGTGAATTCCCGCTCATGGCCGTGTCCATTGCCGTTGTTTTCAATCAGGACGGCCGCATGGAGCACTTTGGTGAGGCCTCGGCCATTGCCATGAGCCTCAAGAAGAAGGCCAAGGAAAACCCCAAGAGTTGTTATGTCCTGGACCGGCGTACCTGA
- a CDS encoding HDOD domain-containing protein — protein sequence MQDMDLKTSVKGQVLAIKDLPTLPGVLDEVTKLVENPETSTEEIANAISKDQVLSAKVLKMVNSPVYGFPGRISSIQHGLVLLGFNVIRGIIISTSVFDMMVQAMEGLWEHSLGCATASGIIARHAGFDDPEEYAVAGLLHDLGKVVTAVQLPELHQQILDNVRKKNLTYYKAEKDLLGFGHDRINAWLGRHWNLPGNIREAMSRHHSPHMAELYKSTCCVVHLGDFMVRLFEFGTSGDDQTAYLRPEAMKEIGFKMSDLEKCMDELADQLLDVSDVTF from the coding sequence ATGCAGGACATGGATCTCAAAACCAGCGTCAAGGGACAGGTCCTGGCCATCAAGGATCTGCCGACCCTGCCCGGCGTGCTCGACGAGGTGACCAAGCTCGTGGAGAACCCCGAAACCTCCACCGAGGAGATCGCCAACGCCATCTCCAAGGATCAGGTGCTTTCGGCCAAGGTGCTCAAGATGGTCAACTCGCCGGTGTACGGCTTCCCGGGCCGCATCAGTTCCATCCAGCACGGTCTCGTGCTGCTGGGCTTCAACGTCATTCGCGGCATCATCATTTCCACATCGGTGTTCGACATGATGGTGCAGGCCATGGAAGGGCTCTGGGAACACAGCCTGGGCTGCGCCACGGCCAGCGGCATCATTGCCCGCCACGCCGGGTTCGACGACCCCGAGGAATATGCTGTGGCCGGTTTGCTGCACGACCTGGGCAAGGTGGTTACCGCGGTCCAGCTCCCGGAGCTGCACCAGCAGATTCTGGACAACGTCAGGAAGAAGAATCTTACCTACTACAAGGCGGAAAAGGATCTGCTCGGTTTCGGGCACGACCGCATCAACGCCTGGCTGGGCCGCCACTGGAACCTGCCGGGCAACATCCGGGAGGCCATGAGCCGCCACCACAGCCCGCACATGGCCGAGCTGTACAAGTCCACCTGCTGCGTGGTGCACCTGGGCGATTTCATGGTGCGCCTGTTCGAGTTCGGCACCTCGGGCGACGACCAGACAGCCTATCTGCGCCCCGAGGCCATGAAGGAGATCGGCTTCAAGATGAGCGATCTGGAAAAATGTATGGACGAATTGGCCGATCAGCTGCTGGATGTTTCCGACGTGACTTTCTAG
- a CDS encoding TMEM165/GDT1 family protein, whose product MDWKLFVTTFATLFVAELGDKTQLACMLMTAETRKPWTVFFGSSLALVTVSFLGVMLASFICQYVSPNIIKKVAAAAFVVMGVLIFFDKM is encoded by the coding sequence GTGGACTGGAAACTGTTCGTGACGACATTTGCCACCCTGTTCGTGGCCGAACTGGGCGACAAGACCCAACTCGCCTGCATGCTCATGACCGCCGAAACCCGCAAGCCCTGGACCGTGTTCTTTGGTTCGTCCCTGGCCTTGGTCACGGTCAGTTTTCTGGGCGTCATGCTGGCGAGCTTCATCTGTCAGTACGTCTCTCCCAACATCATCAAGAAGGTGGCGGCAGCCGCGTTCGTGGTCATGGGCGTGCTCATCTTTTTCGACAAGATGTAG
- the dprA gene encoding DNA-processing protein DprA, whose product MESGKEFYACLAFRYSKKLDSKTRLRIFSHYDSAYAALCDARSWVGKGLSGPDAATLFLMESWREKATKEYRTARDCGANVLCWHDPRYPERLRHIPDSPEFLYYQGDVSLLTNPAVGVVGARKCTEFGLQAAFSISRQLSRIGITVVSGMALGIDGQAHRGGLQGLGKSVAVLGCGLENTYPPEHEDLKRQLAEEGCLVSEFPPDTPPISKNFPYRNRIISGLSLGVLVAEAANRSGSLITARLASEQGREVFALPGPLGQPTFTGCHRLIKQGAALVENAADIVHALRYEFALELAHVPDPEPSESDQGEDAPLTIPKVRKASARQDVESGPRPPAVVRKKMALNDEEQALMELLLDADKVHIDSLGRSLGWTSNKTSQTLLMLEMRGAVRQLPGMWYLAREA is encoded by the coding sequence ATGGAATCCGGCAAGGAATTCTACGCCTGCCTTGCGTTTCGCTATTCCAAGAAGCTGGATTCCAAGACACGGCTGCGCATCTTTTCCCATTATGATTCGGCCTATGCCGCCCTGTGTGATGCCCGCTCCTGGGTGGGCAAGGGCTTGTCCGGCCCGGATGCGGCCACGCTGTTCCTCATGGAATCCTGGCGGGAAAAGGCCACCAAGGAGTACCGCACGGCCCGGGACTGCGGGGCCAATGTCCTGTGTTGGCACGATCCGCGCTACCCCGAGCGGCTGCGGCATATCCCTGATTCTCCCGAGTTTCTCTATTACCAGGGCGATGTCTCCCTGCTGACCAATCCAGCGGTGGGGGTGGTGGGCGCGCGCAAGTGCACGGAGTTTGGCCTCCAGGCGGCCTTTTCCATTAGCAGGCAGCTTTCCCGCATCGGCATCACCGTTGTTTCCGGCATGGCGCTCGGCATCGACGGCCAGGCCCATCGCGGCGGGCTGCAGGGGCTCGGCAAGTCCGTGGCCGTGCTCGGTTGCGGGCTGGAAAACACCTATCCGCCCGAGCATGAAGATCTGAAGCGGCAATTGGCCGAGGAGGGCTGCCTGGTTTCCGAGTTTCCGCCGGACACGCCGCCCATTTCCAAGAATTTTCCGTATCGCAACCGCATCATCAGCGGGCTGTCTCTGGGCGTTCTGGTGGCCGAGGCCGCCAACCGCAGCGGCAGCCTGATCACGGCCCGCCTGGCTTCGGAACAGGGGAGGGAGGTCTTTGCCCTGCCCGGTCCGCTGGGCCAGCCCACCTTCACCGGCTGCCACCGGCTCATTAAGCAGGGGGCGGCGCTGGTGGAAAACGCTGCGGACATCGTGCATGCCCTGCGGTACGAGTTTGCCTTGGAGTTGGCCCATGTGCCGGATCCGGAACCTTCGGAATCGGATCAGGGCGAGGATGCTCCCTTGACGATTCCCAAGGTCCGCAAGGCCAGCGCCCGGCAGGACGTGGAGAGCGGGCCGCGCCCTCCAGCCGTTGTCCGCAAGAAGATGGCGCTCAACGACGAGGAACAGGCCCTCATGGAGCTGCTGCTCGACGCCGACAAGGTGCACATCGATTCGCTGGGCCGCAGCCTTGGCTGGACCAGCAACAAGACCAGCCAGACCCTGCTCATGCTGGAAATGCGCGGGGCCGTCCGGCAGCTGCCCGGCATGTGGTATCTGGCCAGGGAAGCCTGA
- the ybgF gene encoding tol-pal system protein YbgF, with amino-acid sequence MRYLIVAMLFTMLFTQGACVSTGTSGKTTDASMEWRMKSLEESFLNYREEQRRQAEQLDRMQSDTDRRLSAVEDALADVEGRDDAVVVEGAPKRADVPDEGWVTDLKPEDEGWKEVKPEQGAKAAPQNAPAEAPKVAASSEPKPWAKVPQPKPAPAPAMTAQSLYKKGYAQYEADKTADARKTFDEFLAKYPKSSLAANALYWKGETYYSDKNYPQAIMTFKDVVSRYPKHHKAASAMLKIGMSYELVGDKDNAVFYFRALVDDYPSSEPASMARKRLQALGE; translated from the coding sequence ATGCGGTACTTGATCGTCGCCATGCTGTTTACCATGCTGTTCACCCAGGGGGCCTGCGTGTCCACCGGAACGTCCGGCAAGACCACCGACGCCAGCATGGAATGGCGCATGAAGAGTCTGGAAGAGAGCTTTCTCAATTACCGGGAGGAGCAGCGCCGCCAGGCCGAGCAGCTCGACCGCATGCAGTCGGACACGGACCGCCGTTTGAGCGCCGTGGAGGACGCCCTTGCCGACGTGGAAGGCCGGGATGACGCCGTTGTGGTCGAAGGTGCGCCCAAGCGGGCGGATGTGCCGGACGAGGGCTGGGTCACGGACCTGAAGCCCGAGGACGAGGGCTGGAAGGAAGTGAAACCGGAGCAGGGTGCAAAGGCGGCTCCCCAGAACGCCCCGGCCGAAGCCCCCAAGGTGGCCGCCAGCTCCGAGCCCAAGCCCTGGGCCAAGGTGCCGCAGCCCAAGCCCGCACCGGCCCCGGCCATGACAGCACAGAGCCTGTACAAGAAAGGGTACGCCCAGTACGAGGCCGACAAGACCGCCGATGCGCGCAAGACCTTCGATGAATTTCTCGCCAAGTATCCCAAGAGCTCCCTGGCCGCCAACGCCCTGTACTGGAAAGGCGAGACCTACTATTCGGACAAGAACTATCCCCAGGCCATCATGACCTTCAAGGACGTGGTCAGCCGCTATCCCAAGCACCACAAGGCCGCGTCGGCCATGCTCAAGATCGGCATGTCCTATGAACTGGTGGGCGACAAGGACAACGCCGTTTTCTACTTCCGCGCCTTGGTGGACGACTATCCCTCCTCGGAGCCGGCCTCCATGGCCCGCAAGCGTCTCCAGGCCCTTGGCGAATAG